A single window of Modestobacter italicus DNA harbors:
- a CDS encoding metal ABC transporter solute-binding protein, Zn/Mn family, which yields MRIARTGAAALAASSLLLLAACGSDADAAAEDGVSVVTSTNVYGSIVSAIGGDDVQVTSIISDPSADPHSYEASARTQLAVSEADLVVENGGGYDDFVDTLVSSGDSDAPVVDSVELSGREAEAEAAGEELNEHVWYDLETVGKVSAEIVSQLSDIDPGNAATYEANGADFAEQLQGLVTREQEALPSTRGAGVAITEPVPGYLLDALGAENRTPEEFSEAIEEGGDVAPAVLRETLDLFGSGQVRALVYNGQTTGAETEQVLAAAEAAGVAVVPVTETLPDGADYVSWMQGNIDDVAAALSA from the coding sequence ATGCGCATCGCCCGGACCGGCGCAGCCGCCCTCGCTGCCTCGTCGCTGCTGCTGCTCGCCGCCTGCGGATCGGACGCGGACGCCGCAGCGGAGGACGGCGTCTCCGTCGTCACCTCGACCAACGTCTACGGGTCGATCGTCTCCGCGATCGGTGGGGACGACGTGCAGGTGACCTCGATCATCAGCGACCCGTCGGCCGACCCGCACTCCTACGAGGCCAGCGCGCGCACCCAGCTGGCGGTCTCCGAGGCCGACCTGGTCGTGGAGAACGGCGGCGGCTACGACGACTTCGTCGACACGCTGGTCTCCTCCGGCGACTCCGACGCCCCGGTCGTGGACTCCGTCGAGCTGTCCGGGCGCGAGGCCGAGGCCGAGGCGGCGGGCGAAGAGCTCAACGAGCACGTCTGGTACGACCTGGAGACGGTCGGGAAGGTCTCCGCCGAGATCGTGTCGCAGCTCAGCGACATCGACCCGGGCAACGCCGCCACCTACGAGGCCAACGGCGCGGACTTCGCCGAGCAGCTGCAGGGTCTGGTCACCCGGGAGCAGGAGGCCCTGCCGTCCACCCGGGGCGCGGGCGTGGCGATCACCGAGCCGGTGCCCGGCTACCTGCTCGACGCGCTCGGCGCGGAGAACCGGACCCCGGAGGAGTTCTCCGAGGCCATCGAGGAGGGCGGCGACGTCGCCCCGGCGGTGCTGCGGGAGACCCTCGACCTCTTCGGCTCCGGTCAGGTGCGGGCGCTGGTCTACAACGGGCAGACCACCGGCGCGGAGACCGAGCAGGTCCTGGCCGCGGCGGAGGCCGCCGGCGTGGCCGTCGTGCCGGTCACCGAGACGCTGCCCGACGGTGCGGACTACGTCTCCTGGATGCAGGGGAACATCGACGACGTCGCCGCGGCGCTGTCCGCCTGA
- a CDS encoding Fur family transcriptional regulator: MIRNTRQRAAVNAVFDGLDGFHSAQEVHAKLRASGDTIGLSTVYRAVQALVDDGELDSIRTDNGEAIYRRCSTTHHHHLVCRGCGRTEEVEGPTVERWADRVAGEHGFVDVRHTLEIFGTCAECHRSGQAAEVTSADGRR; this comes from the coding sequence ATGATCCGCAACACCCGCCAGCGCGCTGCCGTCAACGCCGTGTTCGACGGCCTCGACGGCTTCCACAGCGCCCAGGAGGTGCACGCGAAGCTCCGGGCGTCGGGGGACACGATCGGGCTGTCGACGGTGTACCGGGCCGTGCAGGCGCTGGTCGACGACGGCGAGCTCGACTCCATCCGCACCGACAACGGCGAGGCGATCTACCGCCGGTGCAGCACGACCCACCACCACCACCTGGTGTGCCGCGGCTGCGGTCGCACCGAGGAGGTCGAGGGTCCGACGGTCGAGCGGTGGGCCGACCGGGTGGCCGGCGAGCACGGCTTCGTCGACGTCCGGCACACCCTGGAGATCTTCGGCACCTGCGCCGAGTGCCACCGGTCGGGTCAGGCAGCCGAGGTCACCTCGGCCGACGGGCGGCGCTGA
- a CDS encoding MFS transporter produces MGGSYREAWASVTGNRNLRLAQLSSLSAWTGEFLFLSAVTVYAFDQDGAAGVGLVGFLRVLPATVALPWLGALADRVSRRLLLVVACALRAVTAAGAAVAADQPAAVYTLLTLSTVCHAAYRPVLAALFPTLCTTPDELTGVNAVRAILDGAAALVGPLAAAVLLAAYDPAVAFAAVALLAGAAGVLAAGLRYESPRPAAGDGPTGRLGVVADVVEGVRELRRRPRALEVIVLGGAQCLVRGALTVLAVVVAVEVTDLGRPGVGILWAAFGVGGFAAAMASIGAAGSARLGTLFGAGVALWGAPVVLVGLLTGSPVAVGAFVVIGAANALVDVTGFTLLQRLVPDRTLARVLALTEAVFSLTVALGSLAVPFVLSTLGATWTLVVTGGILPVAVLARWAGLRAIDADIGVRKDRIVLLRRVGMFRLLPVPAIESLAQRLGRRDVPALTDVFAKGDPGDAFYVIESGRVAVLDDAREIRRMGPGEAFGEIALLRSVPRTATVRAVEDTALATLSGPDFLAAVTGSSAPSSAAEAVVSDYLTHDEQRHADPSRPDPDGAPGPH; encoded by the coding sequence GTGGGCGGCTCCTACCGCGAGGCGTGGGCGTCGGTCACCGGCAACCGCAACCTCCGGCTCGCCCAGCTGTCGTCGCTGTCGGCCTGGACCGGCGAGTTCCTGTTCCTCTCCGCGGTCACGGTCTACGCCTTCGACCAGGACGGCGCGGCCGGCGTGGGCCTCGTCGGGTTCCTCCGGGTGCTGCCGGCGACGGTCGCGCTGCCCTGGCTCGGCGCGCTGGCCGACCGGGTCTCGCGCCGGCTCCTGCTCGTGGTCGCGTGCGCGCTCCGCGCGGTCACCGCGGCGGGGGCGGCGGTCGCCGCCGACCAGCCCGCCGCGGTGTACACGCTGCTGACCCTCTCGACGGTCTGCCATGCCGCCTACCGGCCGGTCCTCGCCGCCCTCTTCCCGACGCTGTGCACCACCCCCGACGAGCTCACCGGGGTGAACGCCGTCCGGGCGATCCTCGACGGGGCGGCCGCGCTGGTCGGCCCGCTCGCCGCGGCCGTCCTGCTCGCCGCCTACGACCCCGCCGTCGCGTTCGCCGCGGTGGCGCTGCTCGCCGGTGCCGCCGGCGTGCTGGCCGCCGGGCTGCGGTACGAGTCGCCCCGCCCGGCCGCGGGCGACGGGCCGACCGGCCGGCTCGGCGTGGTCGCCGACGTGGTCGAGGGCGTGCGCGAGCTCCGCCGGCGGCCCCGGGCGCTGGAGGTGATCGTGCTGGGCGGCGCCCAGTGCCTGGTCCGCGGCGCGCTCACCGTGCTGGCGGTGGTGGTGGCCGTGGAGGTCACCGACCTGGGGCGCCCCGGCGTCGGCATCCTGTGGGCGGCGTTCGGGGTCGGCGGGTTCGCGGCGGCGATGGCGTCGATCGGCGCCGCCGGGAGCGCTCGGCTGGGCACGCTGTTCGGTGCCGGGGTCGCGCTGTGGGGCGCCCCGGTCGTCCTGGTCGGGCTGCTCACCGGCAGCCCCGTGGCGGTCGGCGCGTTCGTGGTCATCGGCGCGGCCAACGCACTGGTCGACGTCACCGGTTTCACCCTGCTGCAGCGGCTCGTCCCCGACCGGACCCTGGCCCGCGTGCTGGCCCTGACCGAGGCGGTGTTCTCCCTGACGGTGGCGCTGGGCTCGCTGGCGGTCCCGTTCGTCCTCTCCACGCTGGGCGCCACCTGGACGCTGGTCGTCACCGGCGGCATCCTGCCGGTGGCGGTGCTGGCGCGGTGGGCGGGGCTCCGGGCGATCGACGCCGACATCGGGGTGCGCAAGGACCGGATCGTGCTGCTGCGCCGGGTCGGCATGTTCCGCCTGCTGCCCGTCCCGGCCATCGAGAGCCTGGCGCAGCGACTGGGCAGGCGGGACGTGCCGGCGCTGACCGACGTGTTCGCCAAGGGCGACCCCGGTGACGCGTTCTACGTCATCGAGTCCGGTCGCGTCGCCGTCCTCGACGACGCCCGGGAGATCCGCCGGATGGGCCCCGGCGAGGCCTTCGGGGAGATCGCCCTGCTCCGGTCGGTCCCCCGGACGGCCACCGTGCGCGCCGTCGAGGACACCGCGCTCGCCACCCTCAGCGGGCCCGACTTCCTCGCGGCGGTCACCGGCTCCTCCGCCCCCTCCTCGGCCGCCGAGGCGGTGGTCAGCGACTACCTCACCCACGACGAGCAGCGGCACGCCGACCCCTCGCGGCCCGACCCCGACGGGGCGCCGGGTCCGCACTGA
- a CDS encoding STAS/SEC14 domain-containing protein: MRDMPAGTVGFEAIGKVEDDDFEHAVEPVLRGEIAAGRKIRLLYLLGAEMGEYEGDTLTEEMQFAVRHPSAYERVAVVSDEDWLRPALRVLSVLVPGQLRGYPVAQLPRAKEWLAAADGG, from the coding sequence ATGAGGGACATGCCCGCGGGCACGGTCGGGTTCGAGGCGATCGGGAAGGTCGAGGACGACGACTTCGAGCACGCCGTCGAACCTGTGCTGCGCGGCGAGATCGCCGCGGGCCGCAAGATCCGGCTGCTGTACCTGCTCGGCGCCGAGATGGGGGAGTACGAGGGGGACACGCTGACCGAGGAGATGCAGTTCGCCGTCCGCCATCCCTCCGCCTACGAGCGGGTCGCGGTGGTCAGCGACGAGGACTGGCTCCGTCCCGCGCTGCGCGTGCTGTCCGTGCTCGTGCCCGGGCAGCTCCGGGGTTACCCGGTCGCCCAGTTGCCCCGCGCCAAGGAGTGGCTGGCCGCAGCCGACGGCGGCTAG
- a CDS encoding ArsR/SmtB family transcription factor — protein MTAAATPEQRPSARVAPGTVQAASSLLAALAAPMRLSIVALLVEHGSRCVHQLVDALEAPQPLVSQHLRVLRGAGLVVGERRHREVHYALVDPHVGHIVRDALDHAAHSVQGAGPVSVDQDDAGCPVDEGTTTR, from the coding sequence GTGACCGCCGCAGCGACCCCGGAGCAGCGTCCGTCCGCACGGGTCGCCCCGGGGACGGTGCAGGCGGCGAGCTCCCTGCTGGCCGCCCTGGCGGCGCCGATGCGGCTGTCGATCGTGGCGCTGCTGGTCGAGCACGGCAGCCGGTGCGTCCACCAGCTGGTCGACGCCCTGGAGGCGCCCCAGCCGCTGGTCTCCCAGCACCTCCGCGTGCTGCGGGGCGCGGGGCTGGTGGTGGGGGAGCGGCGGCACCGCGAGGTGCACTACGCGCTGGTCGACCCGCACGTCGGGCACATCGTCCGCGATGCGCTCGACCACGCGGCGCACTCGGTGCAGGGAGCAGGTCCGGTGTCCGTCGACCAGGACGACGCAGGCTGCCCAGTGGACGAGGGGACGACCACGAGATGA
- a CDS encoding nuclear transport factor 2 family protein has translation MTADRQELLRSLYAAFNARDIDTVVAAMSPDVDWPNGWQGGRVVGHEAVRRNWERQWAEIRPTVRPTAFSEREDGSLEVTVHQVVRDPSGALLDRTDVRHVYAFDGDLVGRMDVET, from the coding sequence ATGACCGCAGACCGCCAGGAGCTGCTGCGCTCGCTCTACGCGGCGTTCAACGCACGCGACATCGACACGGTGGTCGCGGCGATGTCGCCGGACGTCGACTGGCCCAACGGGTGGCAGGGCGGCCGGGTCGTCGGCCACGAGGCCGTCCGCCGGAACTGGGAGCGCCAGTGGGCCGAGATCCGGCCCACCGTCCGACCGACCGCCTTCTCCGAGCGCGAGGACGGGAGCCTCGAGGTGACGGTGCACCAGGTGGTCCGGGATCCGAGCGGCGCCCTCCTCGACAGGACCGACGTCCGCCACGTCTACGCGTTCGACGGGGACCTCGTGGGCCGCATGGACGTCGAGACGTGA
- a CDS encoding LLM class flavin-dependent oxidoreductase, which translates to MRFGLFMPPFNSPPTQNPTTSLQRDVETIQLLDRLGYDEVWVGEHHSAATEIIADPLTFIAHVGALTQHIKLGTGVVSIPYHNPLWIADRAILVDHLIRGRLMLGVGPGSLPTDAAMIGLEPDQLRPALAEDLDVLLRLLTSDDPVSVTTDRYELVEARCQLAPYQDPCFEVAVAATASPTGPRLAGKYGLGMLSVGATTEMGFDALALHWDVWEAEGAASGRPADRSRWRLMGPMHIAETREQAVEDIRYGFDAFVEYTQKTLALPPVRIPGDTFEERLAWIDQTGWGVVGTPDDAIRQLQRLVDQSNGGFGCFILLQHDWANWQATQRSFELFARHVVPAFQPSQKRLLASEAWARSKHSELDAKNGAAIQAATDRYAQEKADQEPAGAGRS; encoded by the coding sequence ATGCGCTTCGGGCTGTTCATGCCCCCGTTCAACAGCCCGCCCACCCAGAACCCCACGACCTCGCTGCAGCGCGACGTGGAGACCATCCAGCTGCTCGACCGGCTCGGCTACGACGAGGTCTGGGTCGGTGAGCACCACTCGGCCGCGACCGAGATCATCGCCGATCCGCTGACCTTCATCGCCCACGTCGGAGCGCTCACCCAGCACATCAAGCTGGGCACGGGTGTGGTGTCCATCCCGTACCACAACCCCCTCTGGATCGCCGATCGCGCGATCCTCGTCGACCACCTCATCCGCGGCCGCCTCATGCTCGGCGTCGGCCCGGGGTCGCTGCCCACCGACGCCGCGATGATCGGGCTCGAGCCCGACCAGCTGCGACCGGCGCTGGCGGAGGACCTCGACGTGCTCCTGCGCCTGCTCACCAGCGACGACCCGGTGTCGGTGACGACCGACCGGTACGAGCTGGTCGAGGCCCGCTGCCAGCTGGCCCCCTACCAGGACCCCTGCTTCGAGGTCGCCGTCGCCGCCACCGCCTCACCCACCGGGCCGCGGCTGGCCGGGAAGTACGGGCTCGGGATGCTGTCGGTGGGTGCGACCACGGAGATGGGCTTCGACGCGCTGGCCCTGCACTGGGACGTGTGGGAGGCGGAGGGAGCCGCGTCCGGACGTCCCGCCGACAGGTCCCGCTGGCGGCTGATGGGCCCGATGCACATCGCCGAGACCCGGGAGCAGGCCGTCGAGGACATCCGGTACGGGTTCGACGCCTTCGTCGAGTACACCCAGAAGACCCTCGCCCTGCCGCCGGTCCGCATCCCTGGCGACACCTTCGAGGAACGCCTCGCCTGGATCGACCAGACCGGATGGGGCGTGGTCGGCACCCCCGACGACGCGATCCGCCAGCTCCAGCGGCTGGTCGACCAGTCCAACGGCGGGTTCGGCTGCTTCATCCTGCTCCAGCACGACTGGGCCAACTGGCAGGCCACCCAGCGCAGCTTCGAGCTGTTCGCCCGCCACGTCGTGCCGGCCTTCCAGCCCTCGCAGAAGCGGCTGCTCGCGTCCGAGGCGTGGGCGCGCAGCAAGCACAGCGAGCTCGACGCCAAGAACGGCGCCGCCATCCAGGCCGCGACCGACCGGTACGCGCAGGAGAAGGCAGATCAGGAGCCCGCGGGCGCTGGCCGGTCCTGA
- a CDS encoding DUF2652 domain-containing protein has translation MATQRALLLIADIGGYTEYMQYHRSMLGHAEAATRRLLDKIVGAARGFDLIEIEGDAAFLSRDASGMDGAATLSAVTGAAVAMHRAFHTQRRLVELNLCPCQSCTQTSALKLKFVAHVGDVATQTIRRRKKLVGVDVIYVHRLLKNAVTVPEYLLVSDDLFRNGGSASTELVVHEIGQDLDDIGHVQTFYVDVEDMAAPLAPAPAPSMLVRLGATFDMVGRGLPHVLPHRRARPLAQTG, from the coding sequence ATGGCCACCCAGCGGGCGCTGCTGCTGATCGCCGACATCGGCGGCTACACCGAGTACATGCAGTACCACCGCAGCATGCTCGGGCACGCGGAGGCGGCCACCCGGCGCCTGCTCGACAAGATCGTCGGTGCCGCGCGCGGCTTCGACCTGATTGAGATCGAGGGGGACGCTGCCTTCCTCTCCCGCGACGCCTCCGGGATGGACGGCGCGGCGACGCTCTCCGCCGTCACCGGTGCCGCCGTCGCCATGCACCGGGCGTTCCACACGCAGCGCCGGCTCGTCGAGCTCAACCTGTGCCCCTGCCAGAGCTGCACGCAGACCAGCGCGCTGAAGCTGAAGTTCGTCGCCCACGTCGGGGACGTCGCCACCCAGACCATCCGGCGCCGCAAGAAGCTGGTCGGCGTGGACGTCATCTACGTCCACCGGCTGCTCAAGAACGCGGTCACGGTGCCGGAGTACCTGCTCGTCTCCGACGACCTCTTCCGCAACGGTGGCAGCGCCTCCACCGAGCTGGTGGTGCACGAGATCGGGCAGGACCTCGACGACATCGGCCACGTGCAGACCTTCTACGTCGACGTCGAGGACATGGCCGCACCGCTCGCGCCCGCCCCGGCACCGTCGATGCTCGTGCGGCTCGGCGCCACCTTCGACATGGTCGGCCGGGGCCTCCCGCACGTCCTCCCCCACCGGCGCGCCCGGCCGCTCGCCCAGACCGGCTGA